Proteins encoded within one genomic window of Streptomyces sp. NBC_00523:
- a CDS encoding methionyl-tRNA formyltransferase, producing the protein MRVVMFGYQTWGHRTLQALLDSEHDVVLVVTHPRSEHAYEKIWSDSVADLAEEHGVPVLIRNRPDDDELYEALKAAEPDVIVANNWRTWIPPRIFALPRRGTLNVHDSLLPKYAGFSPLIWALINGETEVGVTAHMMNDELDAGDIVRQESVPVGPRDTTTDLFHKTVDLIAPVTTKALALIADGQTEFTPQDRSQATFFHKRAEEDIRIDWNWPAEDLERLVRAQSAPYPSAFTHHRGKRIEILASVVSEARYGGTPGRIFYREGEGVVIVAGADARTGRNHGLAVTRVRTEDGRELPATEYFTSMGGYLTSRP; encoded by the coding sequence ATGCGGGTCGTCATGTTCGGTTACCAGACCTGGGGCCACCGCACCCTGCAAGCCCTCCTGGACTCCGAGCACGACGTGGTGCTGGTCGTCACCCACCCCAGGAGCGAGCACGCCTACGAGAAGATCTGGAGCGACTCCGTCGCGGATCTCGCCGAGGAGCACGGCGTCCCGGTCCTGATCCGCAACCGCCCGGACGACGACGAGCTGTACGAGGCCCTGAAAGCCGCCGAGCCCGACGTCATCGTGGCCAACAACTGGCGTACGTGGATCCCGCCGCGCATCTTCGCGCTCCCCCGCCGGGGCACCCTGAACGTCCACGACTCGCTGCTGCCGAAGTACGCGGGCTTCTCGCCGCTCATCTGGGCCCTCATCAACGGCGAGACCGAGGTGGGCGTCACCGCGCACATGATGAACGACGAGCTGGACGCCGGCGACATCGTCCGGCAGGAGTCCGTCCCGGTCGGCCCGAGGGACACCACCACCGACCTCTTCCACAAGACCGTCGACCTCATCGCCCCCGTCACCACCAAGGCGCTGGCCCTGATCGCGGACGGGCAGACGGAGTTCACCCCGCAGGACCGCTCGCAGGCCACCTTCTTCCACAAGCGCGCCGAGGAGGACATCCGCATCGACTGGAACTGGCCGGCCGAGGACCTGGAGCGCCTGGTGCGCGCCCAGTCGGCCCCGTACCCCAGCGCCTTCACCCACCACCGGGGCAAGCGGATCGAGATCCTGGCCAGTGTGGTCTCCGAGGCGCGTTACGGCGGAACGCCGGGCCGGATCTTCTACCGCGAGGGCGAGGGCGTGGTCATCGTGGCCGGGGCCGACGCCCGCACCGGCCGCAATCACGGCCTGGCCGTCACCCGGGTCCGCACCGAGGACGGCCGCGAGCTGCCCGCGACGGAGTACTTCACCTCCATGGGCGGCTACCTGACCAGCCGCCCCTGA